A section of the Humulus lupulus chromosome 2, drHumLupu1.1, whole genome shotgun sequence genome encodes:
- the LOC133816061 gene encoding uncharacterized protein LOC133816061: MDTHHKSGTGWVTETAKNTWEELRAYRDTQQTQTTDTESSTPVSSAPEDEDISLVQTVFGKRRGHQKGYGRILNIRDRTPFDFRHSQTRDEELSDMRERLRQLEEHVRTHCITPGSQCAPPPPDDPDVGAPTQ; encoded by the exons atggatactcaccataaatcaggcacagggtgggtgacagagacagccaaaaatacttgg gaggaattgcgtgcatatcgcgacacacagcagacacagacaactgatactgagagttccacaccagtttcgagtgcgcctgaagatgaagacatatctttggtacaaactgtcttcggaaaacgacggggccaccagaaaggatatggacgtatccttaacataagggaccgaactccatttgattttcgtcattcacaaactagagatgaagagttgtctgatatgagagagcgtcttcgacagttagaggagcatgtccggactcattgtatcaccccgggatctcaatgtgccccaccaccacccgatgatcccgatgttggagcaccgactcagtag